In Propionicimonas paludicola, a single window of DNA contains:
- a CDS encoding acetylornithine transaminase, producing MTISPTGSQAELAERHSHVLMRNLGTPLRVFVRGEGSYLWDADGNRYLDLLAGIAVNALGHAHPQVLGAISAQLSTLGQVSNYFATPTQIGLAERLAAMATVNAPERSARVFLCNSGTEANEAGFKLARLTGRPRIIAMEGAFHGRTMGALAITANPAYRAPFEPLPGGVTFVPYGDVDALAAELDETVAAVVIEPIQGENGVVDPGVDFLAKARELTTATGTLLWLDEIQTGIGRCGDWLASTSSGICADIVTLAKGLGNGFPIGACVATGAAAELFGPGAHGSTFGGNPVAAAAGLAVLSIIERDGLLAHVREVGDRFAAAITALNHPLIAQVRGRGLLRGVVLTRPVAPAVAAAALDGGFVINAPRPNVLRIAPPLNVTADQLDGFVAALPGFLDQP from the coding sequence GTGACGATCAGTCCGACCGGCTCTCAGGCCGAGCTCGCCGAACGGCACAGTCACGTCCTGATGAGGAACCTGGGCACTCCGCTGCGGGTCTTCGTCCGGGGCGAGGGCTCTTATCTGTGGGATGCCGACGGCAACCGCTACCTGGATCTGCTGGCCGGCATCGCCGTGAACGCCCTGGGCCACGCCCATCCGCAGGTGCTGGGCGCGATCTCGGCGCAGCTGTCCACCCTCGGCCAGGTCTCCAACTACTTCGCCACCCCCACCCAGATTGGGCTGGCCGAGCGGCTGGCCGCCATGGCGACCGTCAACGCGCCCGAGCGGTCGGCCCGGGTCTTCCTGTGTAACTCCGGCACCGAGGCCAACGAGGCCGGCTTCAAGCTGGCCCGGCTGACCGGGCGTCCGCGGATCATCGCCATGGAGGGCGCCTTCCACGGGCGGACCATGGGGGCCTTGGCGATCACCGCCAATCCGGCCTATCGGGCTCCGTTCGAGCCGCTGCCCGGCGGAGTGACCTTCGTCCCCTACGGTGACGTGGACGCCCTTGCCGCCGAGCTGGACGAGACCGTGGCCGCCGTGGTGATCGAGCCGATCCAGGGCGAGAACGGCGTGGTCGATCCGGGCGTGGACTTCTTGGCCAAGGCCAGGGAGCTGACCACGGCCACCGGGACGCTGCTGTGGCTGGACGAGATCCAGACCGGCATCGGGCGCTGCGGGGACTGGCTGGCCAGCACTTCGTCCGGCATCTGTGCGGACATCGTCACCCTGGCCAAGGGCCTGGGCAACGGCTTCCCGATCGGCGCCTGCGTGGCCACCGGGGCGGCCGCCGAGCTGTTCGGGCCGGGTGCTCACGGCAGCACCTTCGGAGGCAACCCAGTGGCGGCAGCAGCCGGCCTGGCCGTGCTGTCGATCATCGAGCGGGACGGGCTGCTGGCCCACGTCCGCGAGGTGGGTGACCGGTTCGCCGCGGCCATCACGGCCCTGAACCATCCGCTGATCGCCCAGGTCCGGGGACGGGGTCTGTTGCGCGGGGTGGTGCTGACTCGGCCGGTGGCCCCGGCTGTGGCCGCAGCCGCCCTGGATGGCGGCTTCGTGATCAACGCGCCGCGTCCCAACGTGTTGCGGATCGCCCCGCCGCTGAACGTCACCGCAGATCAGTTGGACGGCTTCGTGGCCGCTCTGCCCGGCTTCCTGGATCAGCCATGA
- a CDS encoding arginine repressor (regulates arginine biosynthesis when complexed with arginine by binding at site that overlap the promotors of the arginine biosynthesis genes) yields the protein MSEPARSPLSKSARQSRIAELIEREPIASQADLATRLAESGIAVHQGTLSKDLLELGAVRVRTSVGGFAYALSAGEHGPGSPGALARLSRLCGELLLSAEGSANLCVLHTPPGAAQYFASAIDRVGWTSALGTIAGDDTVVVITRDPLGGAAMAESLLNLHTP from the coding sequence ATGAGCGAGCCGGCCCGCAGTCCGCTGTCGAAGTCGGCCCGGCAGTCCCGGATCGCCGAGCTGATCGAGCGCGAGCCGATCGCCTCCCAGGCGGATCTGGCGACTCGGCTGGCCGAGTCGGGGATCGCGGTCCATCAGGGCACGCTGAGCAAGGATCTGCTCGAGCTCGGTGCCGTCCGGGTGCGCACCTCGGTCGGCGGCTTCGCCTACGCCCTGTCGGCCGGTGAGCACGGCCCGGGCAGCCCCGGGGCGCTGGCCCGGCTGAGTCGGCTCTGCGGTGAGCTGCTGTTGTCGGCCGAAGGCTCGGCGAACCTGTGCGTCCTGCACACCCCGCCGGGCGCCGCCCAGTACTTCGCCTCGGCCATCGATAGGGTCGGCTGGACGAGTGCGTTGGGCACCATCGCCGGCGACGACACCGTCGTGGTGATCACCCGAGACCCGCTCGGCGGCGCGGCCATGGCCGAGTCGCTGCTGAACCTGCACACACCCTGA
- the argH gene encoding argininosuccinate lyase, producing the protein MPEMSGATPAGQLWGGRFAGGPAEAMFALSKSTQFDWRLARFDLAGSKAHAKALHAADLLTADELDAMLAGLDELDARVASGQLQPADTDEDVHGALERALIELVGPELGGRLRAGRSRNDQIATLIRSYLRAANQVLTADVADLIGALAAQAEANLGAIMPGRTHLQSAQPILLSHHLLAHAWPLVRDLQRLADLDRRLAISPYGSGALAGTSLGLDPLLVAAELGFAGSVANSIDGTASRDLVAEQAYVLAQIGVDLSRLSEDVILWCTAEFGFARLADAWSTGSSIMPQKKNPDVAELARGKAGRLIGNLSGLLATCKGLPLAYNRDLQEDKEPVFDSLDQLRVLLPAVTGMVATLTFDHERMAAQATKGFSLATDVADWLVRQRVPFARAHEIAGAAVRFCETHDQELSDLTEGQLAEISPDLNLGLLSVLTAAGSVASRNGRGGTAVEAVQAQLAELRAVLAELS; encoded by the coding sequence ATGCCTGAGATGAGTGGAGCCACACCGGCCGGACAGCTGTGGGGCGGCAGGTTCGCCGGCGGTCCGGCTGAGGCCATGTTCGCGTTGAGCAAGTCGACTCAGTTCGACTGGCGGCTGGCCCGGTTCGACCTGGCCGGCTCAAAGGCCCACGCCAAGGCGCTGCACGCCGCCGACCTGCTCACCGCCGACGAGCTGGACGCCATGCTGGCCGGCCTGGACGAGCTGGACGCACGGGTGGCCTCCGGTCAGCTCCAGCCGGCCGACACCGACGAGGACGTCCACGGCGCCCTGGAACGGGCCTTGATCGAACTGGTCGGCCCCGAGCTCGGCGGACGCCTGCGCGCCGGCCGATCCCGCAACGACCAGATCGCCACCCTGATCCGCAGCTACCTGCGAGCGGCCAACCAGGTGCTGACCGCGGACGTGGCCGATCTGATCGGGGCGCTGGCCGCGCAGGCCGAGGCGAACCTCGGCGCCATCATGCCGGGCCGAACCCACCTGCAGTCGGCACAGCCGATCTTGCTCAGCCACCACCTGCTGGCCCACGCCTGGCCGCTGGTCCGCGATCTGCAGCGGCTGGCCGATCTGGATCGGCGGCTGGCGATCAGCCCCTACGGCTCGGGAGCGCTGGCCGGCACCTCGCTGGGCCTGGACCCGCTGCTGGTGGCGGCCGAACTGGGGTTCGCCGGGTCGGTGGCCAACAGCATCGACGGCACCGCGTCACGGGATCTGGTCGCCGAGCAGGCCTATGTGCTGGCCCAGATCGGGGTGGACCTGTCCCGGCTGAGCGAGGACGTGATCTTGTGGTGCACGGCCGAGTTCGGCTTCGCCCGACTGGCCGACGCCTGGTCGACCGGCTCCAGCATCATGCCGCAGAAGAAGAACCCCGATGTCGCCGAACTGGCTCGAGGCAAGGCCGGACGCCTGATCGGCAATCTCAGCGGCCTGCTGGCCACCTGCAAGGGCCTGCCGCTGGCCTACAACCGTGACCTGCAAGAGGACAAAGAGCCGGTCTTCGACTCCCTGGATCAGCTGCGGGTGCTGCTGCCGGCCGTGACCGGGATGGTGGCCACTCTGACCTTTGACCACGAGCGGATGGCCGCCCAGGCCACCAAGGGCTTCTCGCTGGCCACCGACGTGGCCGACTGGCTGGTCCGCCAGCGCGTCCCGTTCGCCCGGGCACACGAGATCGCCGGTGCGGCCGTGCGCTTCTGTGAGACGCACGATCAGGAGCTTTCCGACCTCACTGAGGGACAGCTGGCCGAGATCTCGCCAGACCTGAATCTCGGGCTGCTGAGCGTGCTCACGGCGGCCGGCTCAGTGGCGTCCCGCAATGGACGCGGCGGTACCGCCGTCGAGGCCGTGCAGGCCCAGTTGGCCGAGCTGCGAGCCGTCCTGGCTGAGCTGAGCTAG
- a CDS encoding response regulator has translation MGIADDEALIRSGLAVLLSHEPGFEVVGDAADGLAAVQLARQQHPDVLLMDIRMPGIDGLEATRRLAADPDSADTRILILTTFDHDENVFAALRAGASGFLPKDTEPQRLLDAIRTVASGEALLAPRATRRLIEEFRRSTVAPSDGGDLDQLTERELEVLRAVAAGLSNAEISERLVISYATTKTHVSRLLYKLGARDRAQLVVIAFDHGIVRPAAEA, from the coding sequence GTGGGCATTGCCGATGACGAGGCGCTGATTCGCAGCGGCCTGGCGGTTCTGCTGAGCCACGAGCCCGGCTTCGAGGTGGTCGGGGATGCCGCGGACGGACTGGCCGCGGTTCAGCTGGCTCGCCAGCAGCACCCGGACGTCCTGCTGATGGACATCCGGATGCCCGGCATCGACGGACTGGAGGCGACCCGACGGCTGGCCGCCGACCCGGACAGCGCAGACACCCGGATCCTGATCCTGACCACCTTCGACCACGATGAGAACGTCTTCGCCGCGCTACGCGCCGGAGCCAGTGGCTTCCTGCCCAAGGACACCGAGCCGCAGCGCCTGCTGGACGCCATCCGCACGGTGGCGTCCGGCGAGGCACTGCTGGCTCCGCGGGCCACCCGCCGGCTGATCGAGGAGTTCCGGCGCAGCACTGTCGCGCCGAGCGACGGTGGCGATCTGGATCAGCTGACCGAACGCGAGCTCGAGGTGCTGCGGGCGGTTGCGGCAGGGCTGAGCAATGCCGAGATCAGCGAGCGCCTGGTGATCAGCTACGCGACCACCAAGACCCACGTGAGCCGTCTGCTCTACAAGCTCGGTGCCCGGGACCGGGCCCAGCTGGTTGTGATCGCCTTCGACCACGGGATCGTCCGACCGGCCGCCGAGGCCTAG
- a CDS encoding sensor histidine kinase: MRTWRALQRLDEDRPWLLDGILALGLLLAVTIAIAFSLHPTISGLQLVLLLIATVPFAARRILPLTVLLVSGSAVVALLLLGYGTPVVGSALFLAAYSVAAQRSARITALAAVFCAALIGLVAALPGRMSWPEAITNIALFVGMFALGRAGQAQRRASALLAERAELAERAKVEASRNAVNQERLRIARELHDVVGHSLGAIALQAGVGARVAIDDPQAAQDALTAIAERSRSSLHEVRQLLGALRNPGDDNAPNPTLNELDHLVAQAGAAGVGVDVVRDGEPWPLSPALGLTCYRVLQESLTNVMRHSGTDRAEVRVGFDPDRLTLVVTDQGQGAPTDAVEGGGQVGMRERIAVWGGRLEAGNLPGGGYRVLAEIPRPEEAGQ; this comes from the coding sequence GTGAGAACCTGGCGCGCCCTGCAGCGGCTGGACGAGGACCGTCCCTGGCTGCTGGACGGCATCCTGGCGCTCGGCTTGCTGCTGGCAGTCACCATTGCCATCGCGTTCTCCCTGCATCCGACCATCTCCGGGCTGCAGCTGGTGTTGCTGCTGATCGCGACCGTTCCCTTCGCGGCACGGCGGATCCTGCCGCTGACCGTGCTGCTGGTCTCCGGCTCGGCCGTCGTGGCGCTGCTCCTGCTCGGCTATGGCACTCCGGTGGTCGGCTCGGCCCTGTTCCTGGCCGCCTACTCGGTCGCGGCCCAGCGCAGTGCGCGGATCACTGCCCTGGCCGCCGTCTTCTGTGCCGCCCTGATCGGCCTGGTCGCCGCCCTCCCCGGACGGATGTCGTGGCCGGAGGCGATCACCAACATCGCGTTGTTCGTCGGCATGTTCGCCCTGGGCCGGGCCGGCCAGGCACAGCGCCGAGCCTCGGCTCTGCTGGCCGAGCGCGCCGAACTTGCCGAGCGGGCCAAGGTCGAGGCCAGCCGGAATGCGGTGAACCAGGAGCGACTGCGGATCGCCAGGGAGCTGCATGACGTGGTCGGCCACAGCCTCGGCGCCATCGCCTTGCAGGCCGGCGTCGGTGCCCGGGTCGCGATCGATGACCCCCAGGCCGCCCAGGATGCGCTGACGGCCATCGCCGAGCGCAGCCGCAGCTCGCTGCACGAGGTTCGCCAGCTGCTCGGTGCTCTGCGCAACCCCGGTGACGACAATGCCCCCAACCCGACCCTGAACGAGCTGGACCATCTGGTGGCCCAGGCCGGCGCGGCCGGCGTCGGCGTGGACGTCGTCCGGGACGGCGAACCGTGGCCGCTCAGCCCGGCCCTGGGCCTGACCTGCTACCGGGTGCTGCAGGAGTCACTGACTAACGTGATGCGGCACAGTGGCACCGACCGGGCCGAGGTTCGGGTGGGGTTCGACCCGGACCGGCTCACCCTGGTCGTCACCGACCAGGGTCAGGGCGCCCCAACTGACGCCGTCGAGGGTGGTGGCCAGGTCGGCATGAGAGAGCGGATCGCGGTCTGGGGCGGACGGCTGGAGGCGGGCAATCTGCCCGGTGGCGGCTACCGCGTGCTGGCCGAGATCCCGCGACCGGAGGAGGCCGGACAGTGA
- a CDS encoding alpha/beta fold hydrolase: protein MTPQTARPVPERIARLILAALVGGVFAALWAVIEPRGPVTGVQAVAMMASALVTGWLSGRVAESRLAVLIVPLAHVVTFELVRTSCPLPTAGAAPSGTAFGLVAFALGRLVPWLLAVVPLALGAGWGARRLALRRRWALLAASTALAVLAGWLLIPPAAAEVGAPGGFAELVQVELGGHRQWIQVRGTNRTNPVVLYLSGGPGQSDQAFSRVLLEPLLGEITLVSWDQRGTGKSYPGLDQASLTPDRAVGDVVELAQFLAERFGQRKIVLLGESWGSLLAVLAVQRAPQLFSAYLGSGQMVDVLATDQAIYDDLAALAGRTGDAELAAQLARLGRPPYRSVFDYGEIMLRYPLLEGPYTPPAGYRTRASQGGVGPLGVLGVEYAPIEKLNVVRGLLDMFSVMYPQLQSIDLRQSATELEVPVFILCGDHELEARTGPAREWFATLTAPTKRWYQLPDAGHSVAFEQAEELGRILREDVPRR, encoded by the coding sequence ATGACTCCTCAGACTGCTCGTCCCGTGCCGGAGCGGATCGCCCGGTTGATCCTCGCCGCGCTGGTGGGCGGTGTCTTCGCCGCGCTGTGGGCGGTGATCGAGCCGCGCGGCCCGGTCACTGGAGTGCAGGCCGTGGCCATGATGGCTAGTGCACTGGTCACCGGCTGGTTATCCGGCCGGGTGGCCGAGTCGCGGCTGGCCGTGCTGATCGTCCCGCTCGCACACGTGGTCACCTTCGAACTGGTCCGAACGTCCTGCCCACTGCCCACGGCCGGTGCCGCACCGTCGGGGACAGCCTTCGGCCTGGTCGCCTTCGCGCTGGGTCGGCTGGTTCCCTGGCTGCTGGCCGTGGTCCCGTTGGCCCTGGGTGCGGGCTGGGGTGCCCGCCGGCTCGCGCTGCGGCGGCGGTGGGCACTGCTGGCCGCCAGCACCGCACTGGCCGTCCTTGCCGGTTGGCTGCTGATCCCGCCCGCGGCCGCAGAGGTCGGCGCTCCGGGCGGCTTCGCCGAACTTGTCCAGGTGGAGCTGGGTGGCCATCGGCAGTGGATCCAGGTGCGTGGCACCAACCGCACCAACCCGGTGGTGCTGTACCTCAGCGGTGGCCCGGGGCAGAGCGATCAGGCCTTCTCACGGGTGCTGCTGGAACCGCTGCTCGGCGAGATCACCCTGGTCAGCTGGGATCAGCGCGGCACTGGTAAGTCCTATCCAGGGCTGGACCAAGCCAGCCTCACCCCCGACCGGGCGGTCGGCGATGTGGTCGAGTTGGCCCAGTTCCTGGCCGAACGCTTCGGTCAGCGCAAGATCGTCCTGCTCGGGGAGTCCTGGGGAAGCCTGCTCGCCGTACTGGCAGTTCAGCGGGCACCGCAGCTGTTCTCGGCCTACCTGGGCAGCGGTCAGATGGTCGACGTCCTGGCGACCGATCAGGCGATCTACGACGACCTCGCTGCGCTGGCCGGACGTACCGGGGACGCCGAACTGGCCGCGCAACTGGCACGGCTCGGCCGTCCGCCTTATCGCAGTGTCTTCGACTACGGCGAGATCATGCTTCGGTATCCGCTCCTGGAGGGCCCCTACACCCCGCCGGCCGGCTACCGGACACGTGCCAGCCAGGGCGGCGTCGGTCCGCTGGGCGTGCTGGGCGTCGAGTACGCACCGATCGAGAAGCTCAACGTCGTCCGCGGCCTGCTGGACATGTTCTCGGTGATGTACCCGCAGCTCCAGTCGATCGACCTGCGCCAGTCGGCGACCGAGCTCGAGGTGCCGGTGTTCATCCTGTGCGGCGATCACGAGCTGGAAGCCCGTACCGGTCCGGCTCGGGAGTGGTTCGCCACGCTCACCGCACCGACCAAGCGCTGGTACCAGCTGCCCGACGCCGGCCACTCGGTGGCCTTCGAGCAGGCCGAGGAACTCGGACGCATCCTGCGCGAGGATGTTCCCCGGCGGTGA
- the tyrS gene encoding tyrosine--tRNA ligase produces the protein MNALLDELTWRGFIAHSTDPEALAATLDAGQVKSYVGFDPTAPSIHMGNLVQLMLSRRLQAAGHRPFLLVGGSTGLIGDPKQSSERNLNPKDLVHEWVERIRSQVSKFVDFDGPAAATVVNNYDWTVELNTLDFLRDIGKHFSVNRMLDREVIKARLESGISYTEFSYVLLQSLDFLELYKRHGVTMQTGGSDQWGNLTAGVELIRRSVGGRAHALATPLLTKSDGTKFGKTESGTVWLDPAMTSPYAFHQFFLNAEDSMVGSYLRIFSERSREELDDLIRQSQEAPHLRAAQRALADDITDLVHSPAERKAASDAAAAIFGRGELHDLPEGVLAAVWRELGAIQLEPGAELPAVVDVLVAAGVVPSRSAARRAIDEGGAYLNNQKVTNPDQLVDEADVLAGGHLIVRRGKKTVGAVVIKR, from the coding sequence GTGAATGCGCTACTCGACGAACTGACCTGGCGGGGCTTCATCGCCCACTCCACCGACCCGGAGGCCCTGGCGGCCACCCTGGACGCAGGCCAGGTGAAGTCCTATGTGGGCTTCGATCCGACGGCGCCGAGCATCCACATGGGAAACCTGGTGCAGCTGATGCTGTCGCGGCGCCTGCAGGCCGCCGGGCACCGTCCGTTCCTGCTGGTGGGTGGATCGACCGGACTGATCGGCGATCCCAAGCAGTCCAGTGAGCGGAACCTCAACCCCAAGGACTTGGTCCACGAGTGGGTGGAGCGGATCCGGTCCCAAGTGAGCAAGTTCGTCGATTTCGACGGGCCGGCAGCGGCGACGGTGGTCAACAACTACGACTGGACGGTCGAGCTGAACACCCTGGACTTCCTTCGGGATATCGGCAAGCACTTCAGCGTGAACCGGATGCTGGACCGCGAGGTGATCAAGGCCCGACTCGAGTCGGGGATCTCCTACACGGAGTTCTCCTACGTGCTGCTGCAATCGCTGGATTTCCTGGAGCTCTACAAGCGGCACGGAGTCACCATGCAGACCGGGGGCTCCGACCAGTGGGGCAACCTGACTGCGGGGGTGGAACTGATCCGCCGATCGGTGGGCGGCCGGGCGCACGCGCTGGCCACTCCGCTGCTGACCAAGTCCGATGGGACCAAGTTCGGCAAGACCGAGTCCGGGACGGTCTGGCTGGATCCGGCCATGACCAGCCCCTACGCCTTCCACCAGTTCTTCTTGAACGCGGAGGACTCGATGGTCGGCAGTTACCTGCGGATCTTCTCCGAGCGCAGCCGGGAAGAGCTGGACGATCTGATCCGGCAGAGCCAGGAGGCGCCGCACCTGAGGGCAGCCCAGCGGGCGCTGGCCGACGACATCACCGACCTGGTGCACTCACCGGCCGAACGCAAGGCGGCTAGTGACGCCGCTGCGGCCATCTTCGGCAGGGGAGAGCTGCACGACCTGCCGGAAGGCGTTCTGGCGGCCGTCTGGCGCGAACTGGGGGCGATCCAGCTCGAACCGGGCGCCGAGCTCCCGGCTGTGGTGGACGTCCTGGTAGCTGCCGGAGTGGTCCCCAGTCGCTCGGCGGCCCGTCGGGCCATCGACGAGGGTGGGGCCTACCTGAACAACCAGAAGGTGACCAATCCGGATCAGTTGGTCGACGAGGCCGACGTCCTGGCCGGCGGGCACCTGATCGTCCGCCGTGGCAAGAAGACGGTGGGAGCAGTCGTCATCAAGCGTTAG